Genomic segment of Phycodurus eques isolate BA_2022a chromosome 13, UOR_Pequ_1.1, whole genome shotgun sequence:
CATATAAGTAGCAGTttctacaactccaattccaatgaagttgggacattgcgtgaaacataaataaaaacagaatacaatgatttgcaaatcatgttcaacctatatttaattaaatacacgacaaagacaagctatttaacgttcaaactgacaaacttgattgtttttcgcaaataatcattaacttagaggACTGCGACCTAggatgtcctggtgccaagcgcacgtgtggacacccttatgcttgaacatggtgttcgttatggacaatctgtgatgagcacagaagtccaacaacagaacaccgctcgggttctgatcgggggggccgttcctcccaatcacggccttccaggtctcactgtcattgcccgcGTGGGAGTCCCttgcgggagcgctctccagcaccccctccaaggactcgaaaaaagggtgggtactctgaactgctgtttgttgcataggcacaaactcgtgtagctgggataggctccaggacgcccgcgaccctagtgaggagaagcggcgcagaaaatggatggatggatggatgatttaatgTAACTTTCGGAAATGTAAGATTTATGTTGCTGTTGAAATATTGgggtttaaaatatttactaACACCTGATGACTTCCAACCAATCATAAAATGAATGTTGCTTGGAAAAAATACGGCTGTATAAATCGAATTCGTTAAatatttgctttgacttgattGCATTGGTattttgactgaaaaaaataaaaaaaaataaaaaacacaggaTGAAGGCTCCACTTCAACCGTAAATCAATACCAATAAATGAATGCCCCGAGAAAACGTACTGTTgttgaaataaatcaaatgttaaaATCCGGGAATCCAAACATTGATGAAGATGTGTATGTTGAACTCCCTGTTGCATGCAGCCGTGATGGCGCTCCCTCAGTTCCTGTGGCCACCACTAGGAGCGCCCTCCTTGACCTACATGCTTGTTGCAGCACCTGAGGGCAATTAGCACTCAGGTGGAGGCCAAGATATAAAGGAGTGCCGAGGAAGATGGCGGTCTGTCTTCTCTCCTCGTCAAGCTGACGGtcagaaaaaaagcaacaagtaGGTGTTGACCGGTGAggtccttttgttttttttttggctaacTCTTGCTTGTTTTAGGTCCATGCTGGTGCAGCTTTtcttattttagtttcttttagTTTGCTGTATGGTTGCCAATTTATTCCTTGTTTCTTTGTTAgtcatgttgttgtttgttttccccaTAAATTAGGGAGGACAGCACTGTGTCTGACGACCTGTGGTTTGGTATgggttgagaaaaaaaaaaaaaaaaaaagcttttgtaaTTGATCTTGCCCCTTTTTGTATCTGGCGTCCTTATGTTGCAGTCTCCTAATGTGCCATTTGACACAAACTGCATAATTTGGCTTTTTCTGCGACAGATGTGCTATGCAGATAATTCAAAAATGTCAAGTAAGCAAGGGGGCTGTAAGCCCCATGCCACAAAAAAGATTAAGCCTTTAATCAATATAAAGTTGAATGGCTGTCCAATCTCATGTTGCCTTTGGGGAAAGTCTGAAATAGTTTATTAGCTTAATAGGAATTGTGCATGCAGGCAAAAATCAGATGGTAAAAGGATGTtaaaaatggtgtgtgtgtataagagATTAATTCGGCTTCCAAGCACACACAGGTGCACCCAGTTGGGAAACCTGAGGAAACTGTGccccttatttttatttagtttttcttccCACCCCTTCCAGTCTCAATTGTGGCTATAAAAGGACGTTCTGACTGCAGCTCACTCTGCTGACCCGGAGACCGTCCACCATGAAGCATCTCCTTTCGGCGCTACTGCTGCTCAGCTACTTGGGTAAAGTCAATTGATAGTCCATGGAAAGCATTTATTCACCAGCCTTTATCAGTGTACTAGTAGGCTCTTTGGCTTTGCTAGTAAAACGACTAGGGCGCACTGTTAGAATGATGCttataaatgacattttccgGTGTATGAAGTTtctagcggcacggtgatcgactggttagagtgtctgcctcacagttctgaggactgggtttcaaatcccggcccctgctgtggagtttgcatgttctccccgtgcctttgtgggttttctccggtttcttcccaaaatgcattttaggttaattggagactctaaattgcccgtaagtgtgactgtgtgtgtttttttctttgtttgtttttttttttgtgccctgcgattggctggcaaccagatcagggtgtaccccacctcctgcccgatgatagctgggataggctccagcactcccgttacccttgtgaggataagcggctcggaagatggatgaatgaagtTTCTACACATTAGGAAAACTAcctgttactagtgaggcaaaaccaTGCTAATGGTACTTGTCACGTGCTTTGTTAACAAATATTTAtacactagtagtactagtaacGGTTGTAGTTTTGCCTCACAACTAGTAAGGCACTCATGTGCCCTTGTTCTGTGAATTGTCTTGCAAGTGAGGTCGAAgagcatacaaataaaaagtacatgTATTTTCCTGTAAGATGGATATTAAAAGCAAATTGCTTTACTTCCTAGTAACACCGGttcactactagtgccacttgaCATACTAGTGTGCTGCATTAGTAACGAGGTGTATGGAAAGCAAGTTGATCAGAATGATCTGACAATGTACTAGTATGCCCTTTGTCCTCGCTAGTAAGAATTCATTGCACTAGCAAGAGTAGCGCACACTTAAATAACCTTCCGagtgattatttttccattaGTGCCGCTGTGGGCCTACTAGTACGCTCTGTCATCACTATTGTAAGAATTTGTTGCAAAATTAGGGTGCACTCGAGTGAATGGCTTATTTCATGACTGTTTAACAtatctgcacactagtaggacaaatGTTTTCACTCATGAGTGAAAACTGCACTTGCCGACAGCTATATGCTACTAGTGACagaattgctttgctttgtCGGACTATATATGCGCAACTGTTTTGTTGTAGTAGCTGCTGCGTTGTCGGCCCCCACCGAGCATGTCAGGTGGTGCGTCAAGTCGGACAAGGAGCAACAAAAGTGCTCGGACTTGGCCGCCAAGGCGCCCGTGTTCTCCTGCGTGCAGAAAGCAGACTCCAAAGGATGCATCGAAGCCATTCATGTGAGCatcaaaatcattgttttcaaatGGGATTCCTTAAAGCGACAGCATGGTATTGAATGGTTGACATGGCTGCCTCGCCTTccaaggttctgggtttgaatggTGCAAGTTctctgtgcttgcatgggttttgcTCTGCGTGCTCCGGCTTACCACATTCCaaccacatgcatgttaggtgaaTTAAatagtgccctgtgattggctgaccagttcagggtatgcCACATCTCGCCCAATCAGAAGTAACTACAGTGGCTGCTAGTCACCTTTTTGGAAAATGGTTGTACCCACCAAAAGTTGCAAGATTTGTCACCAGTTGCTTTTGAGAACTGGTTTATGAGAGAGCTGGGAAATTGGCTAGTTGCTAAATTGGCAACAgggcactgcaaaaaaaaaatgctaaatcttACCTCgtgaagaatcaccttttattgtcatgaacgtactgtactttttaaaaaattttcagCAAGACCAAGGTGAGATTGTTTTAACAATCTTATCAAGTCAATTCATGAGTTCCATTGGCagctattttttaaaacaagataTTTTGTTCTCAAGTTAATCTACCAATGGAATAGTTTGAATTAAGATTCTTAAAGTAAGATCTTGTATTCTAGAGTTTTCTTTGGCTTGCTGATGCATTGGAGAAAAGTCACAACTCTCTTGCCTACATTAGGCATTTTTGCAGTTTGAGAAGGTCAGAAGAGTACATGCCAAAAGTTAAGATTGTTTGTGAGCgttctttaaaaaatagttgTTAGAGGGCTGTGAAAGATgccaagttggcaacactggcTCTGAGAAGTAATAAGATGACTTTTCATTGTCCTCCGAACAGGCAGGAACAGCCGACGCCATCACGTTGGATGGAGGAGACGTCTACACTGCAGGACTGGAAAACTTCAAACTCCATCCCATAATTGCAGAAGACTATGGTGCCAGTAAGTCACCCTAAATGTCAACAATCCagtaaaggtcccatgccagcaaattgttggttttttttgtcccgTTTGTAAAAATTTGGGTTGGTGAGGCCCTTTTTCAAGCTCTTCTAGTTGGTATTGCCTTAGAATTGTGAGATGGATTTGATATAATTCAGCTGCTACTACTGttaatttaaatattgaaaatggcTTTGCTCTTTCATGTGGCTAAGCAttgacattttgacagactCTGCAAGCGTCGCTGTTTCATCCAGTTACATTGTATAGTTATTGCAAACAAATGTAGACTTTAAACCGTTTGTATGATTTGGGGGCTGGGACCTGCTCACATGGAACCCAGAAATTCAGTTCAGTGGGCAGACAATTTAATAATGAACTAGCTACATCACAAACACACGGTCTGATCTGGTCGTTTTTTCAaaccttttgcattcaatcgcaGACCGACGAGATCTGTGTCCCACATTTTGACCCATGTTTGGCTTAAAACGCGTGCTTTTGTTCGCATAGGACCTAAAATCAAAGAATTCTGGTCATTTTGCATAACTGATAAATGGTGTCTTGACGCGCTTGTTGACACAACAAACCATTTGTCACTGCTGACGAATGTCTCCTCCCCATACCAGATGTTGGAATACAAAGGCTGACGTATGAGGTAGCATGGTGCCACTGggccagaaaatacaaaagtgaTAATAGAAGCTAGGAATTGTGGTCAGAAATGTAGAAcaggtaaaacatttttctttcccatagatgggaagagaaatctCTCAAAACACTCCCACACCGTGGAATAATTGCTCAGGATATTAAAGGGCAATGAGGCCTTGATCTCTAGTTGAAAACAATGCCAAGATTTAGGCTGATTAGCAATGATTACCTTGTTTAACATTTGATTGATCTGACCATTTTCTGaatgggaggggaaaaaaatcattccaaCACGTCCTGCATCACAAGAGGTTTGCTCCCAATAATAGTTTAGTCACTcaataatcaggcctttgctggcTGTTTGCAAGTGAgacaaatgctcaaatttggcccgattgtcaGTCCCGAGTGTTTTCTAAGCACATCAGGGAGTAAAATTCATCAATGCACCCACACCACAGGTGAATCGCTCAATCTTTTAGACGACTTACAATCAGACCTTTGAAGACTTTGATCAGGAGGAAACCGACTCAAAATAAGACTGATCATTGTGTACCCAAATTCATTTTCTATCAGCAGGTATTGACCACATTCATTTTTCTGGAGAAATGGTTGCACAGcaactttttaactttttttaattatgcaatGTGCTCAGCATCTGATAGCTGTTATTACGCCGTCGCCGTGGTTAAGAAGGGCACAGACTTTGGTATCCGCGACCTGGCGGGGAAGAGATCTTGCCACACTGGTTTGGGAAAATCTGCTGGCTGGAACATCCCGATTGGAACTCTGATCAAGTTGGGTGTGTTGAAGTGGGGAGGCATTGAGGACCAAACGATTGAAGCTGGTGAGTGATGTCTCATGTTAAAGTTATAGACCGAAGTTGAGCTATTTtgaacctttttatttatttgcagcgGTGGGTAACTTCTTCTCTCAGAGCTGTGCCCCCGGAGCAGAAAAGGGTTCCAAACTGTGCAAAGGCTGCAAGGGAGACTGCTCACGGTCTCACAATGAACCCTACTACGACTATGGCGGTGCATTCCAGTAAGTGCCGTGGGTACCTCGCTGTATCGCATATTTTTAAGCGGTTTTAATGGGTTTCGGCAGTATGCAGGCCAGTCTAAATTTACTTGAGCTCGTTCCACAGCAGGCCAAAAATGTACCAGAGCTCTCCTGAAAGAACAGCAAAGAAACTGAAACAGCCTCACTGTATTTAGTCCTGATTGGTCACCAGCAGGAGATTACTCcaaggttctctaagatggagaaaaggggtcaccaacctttttgaaacaaagAGCGACCTCTTGGATATTGATTGAAATATCAGTTGGCTTGATGCTTCtgaaatttgctcaaattactgtaaatcatgttatgtgaagacactgctCATTAATTACTTACAATGGTTAGGAAACGGATGTATCAACATGCAACACTATTTCTAGAAATCTCTgccggtgtttacattttcaaatgatcacttcaacattcctaggaaatcgcAATGTCTCATAACTGGTGTTCCAGCTTTAGAAGAGGCCTGTGGACTACATGGTGCCCAGAACTGACCCCTGCGGAAACTCCACAGGTTGTTCTGAGACAGTTGCCAGTTTCAACAAGCTCTGTTCCTTGATATACTTGAACCAGTTTAGAGCAGTCAACTGGCAAGACACAGCTTAAAGCAAGCATGCTTTGCAGCTTGGACGGTGTCAACTGGCACTAAATACTTGAAACGGTTAACTATTAGTGTGTGGGAGTGATAAAAACAATTTCTGAAGTTTTCACCCATTGTGGGTGGGTCTGTAAGGCACACAGTGAATCACTCTTTGCATTCAGCTCACCATTTAACAAGCTCAACAACCGTCTGTCACTAGGTGCCTAGTAGAAGATGCTGGAGATGTGGCGTTTGTCAAGCATCTGACTGTACCAGGTGAGTTCCTTCAAGGTACTCTCTTGGATTCAATTTTATTGCTTAGTCATGTCGAAAGATATTGGCAACCCGGcgttcctgttcaatttcaagcATGGATCCTTGATGCTGCTTCATGGGTCAGTCATgattggtgtccaccaaattCTTTCAGgttatgaaaaatatattgcGTCGGCTCCTCCAGCTGTAATTTTTTTGCTATAGTTCATGTATTTTGAAGATTACTATAAATCTCAACAGTTGTCAATTTGGACAAATGTAATATTTGCAGACAGCGAGAAGGCCAACTATGAGCTGTTGTGTGTGGACAACACCAGAGCACCCATTGACAACTACAAAGAATGCCACCTGGCCAGGGTACCCGCCCATGCTGTGGTCACCCGCCAAGACCTGACGCTGGCAGACTTGATCTGGCGAAGCGTCACCACAGTGCAGGTAAGATGCACACTTGATTTGAGAAATGTGTTcatgtggaatttttttttttttttttttttttttttctttctctctctgcctTGAAGGGGCTTAAATCGGGTAAGATGCACTTGATTtgagaaatgtgtttttgtgcacgTTTCTTTGTCAAAACAGGGCTTCAACCTGTTCTCCTCCACTGCGTACGCACCCGCCAAGAACCTGATGTTCAAAGACTCCACACAGAAACTGGTCCGGCTGCCTCCCAACACAAACGCCTTTTTGTATTTGGGTGCCAGCTACATGAGCACCATTCGCTCTCTGAACAAAGGTAATGACAAACTCAATCTAACTCAGCTGAACACTTGAACAATTttgggtcttttttgttttttctcctccccccccccccccccagagatCACTGCAGCTGGATCCAGCACCATCACGTGGTGTTCCGTGGGCCACAGCGAGACACGGAAATGTGACACGTGGAGTGTCAATGGCATGGTGGATGGCGAAAACAAAATTCTGTGTCAGACTGCCCCCAGTGTGGAAGAGTGCCTTAAGATGATCATGGTAAGATGACAAGTGTATTCTGAAAATTTATGCAATTTGAGGGTCCGCATTATAACCCACAAGTCACTCTGTAGCACCCCCTGGAAAGTTTGGAAAATTAGCCGCAAAAAACGTTTTTTCACCAATCAATCAACACCATATTGGATAGGCATCTTTAGTCACAGAATGCAGTTTAATGCACCATACCTGGAATGGAACAGGAAGGCAGCCATTTCACCCAGTAACACCCATGGAAAGTTAGAATAATTATCACCAGCACCAGTTTCATCGATACAAAACTGTGTGGACATGATTATAACATGATGCATGAAAGGCAAAGACCCATGCCTGGAAATGACAAGGAACTCTgccttttggtttgaagcagatcTTTCATTTACTTTAGAGTAACGAGGCAGATGCAGTGGCAGTGGATGGGGGGGAGGTGTACACTGCCGGACAGTGCGGTCTGGTTCCAGCCATGGTGGAGCAGTACGATGAAGGTACAGGAAAAGaatattcaattttattttgttcctaATTGTTTCTCAATGAGTTTCATCTGTACCCCTTATCTCCACAGCCAAGTGCAACACATCTGGAGGTAAGAAATCCTACTTTTTCCTATTCTGCTTATCCTCCATGGTCTCAGGTGGGCTCTTTCCCAGCTGACTAAGAGAAGCGGGTACAGCtgggattggttgccagccagtcagcGGGCATGTACAGTATAGATGAGCATTCACACCCAAAGAGTGACTTTTTCAGTGACtctaacatgcatgatttttgcAGTTATTTTCTGAGGGTTTCTTtaagaaaaatctaaatccaATTGGCGTGTGTAGCCTCGTCATCGTCCTACTACGCAGTCGCCGTGGTCAAGAAGGGTTCCGGGGTGACCTGGGCCAACCTGAGGGGGAAGCGGTCCTG
This window contains:
- the LOC133411387 gene encoding serotransferrin-like — its product is MKHLLSALLLLSYLVAAALSAPTEHVRWCVKSDKEQQKCSDLAAKAPVFSCVQKADSKGCIEAIHAGTADAITLDGGDVYTAGLENFKLHPIIAEDYGATSDSCYYAVAVVKKGTDFGIRDLAGKRSCHTGLGKSAGWNIPIGTLIKLGVLKWGGIEDQTIEAAVGNFFSQSCAPGAEKGSKLCKGCKGDCSRSHNEPYYDYGGAFQCLVEDAGDVAFVKHLTVPDSEKANYELLCVDNTRAPIDNYKECHLARVPAHAVVTRQDLTLADLIWRSVTTVQGFNLFSSTAYAPAKNLMFKDSTQKLVRLPPNTNAFLYLGASYMSTIRSLNKEITAAGSSTITWCSVGHSETRKCDTWSVNGMVDGENKILCQTAPSVEECLKMIMSNEADAVAVDGGEVYTAGQCGLVPAMVEQYDEAKCNTSGASSSSYYAVAVVKKGSGVTWANLRGKRSCHTGFGRNAGWNIPMGKIHKETGSCEFSKFFSSGCAPGAPAGSLFCSQCAGSGKPVDDKFKCQPSSEEKYYGYAGAFRCLVEGAGDVAFIKHTIVEENSDGKGPVWAAAVLSSDYELICPSKGPLPITDFESCHLSATPAHAVVTRPETRNQIVSILQEQQARFGRSGTDPGFKMFNSDPEKNLLFKDSTKCLQEVPSGSTYKSFLGPDYMDTMTSLRQCSDATPDLEKLCSSHTCQQTN